The sequence GCAGTAAGAAATGTGGTCTTTTACTCCAGGGAGCATTGTGCCCAGGTGACTATCAGAAATTCTACTAAGTTtctagaagaaaggaagaaggtgtATAGGAGCAAACTTGCAAACTCTTCCACAGACCAcatttaaatttgtttctttgaTGGTTCTCAAGCTTTTATCTTCTTAAAATATCTAAACAAAAAATATGatgatttttctatgaaaatACAAAACACCCAATGCTCACTAACTGATTCATCACTCATTTAATACATATAACTTTACTTTCTCAAGAAactcaagggggaaaaaaccccTAATTAttagtagaaaaaaaattcttactttgccaacaaaggtgcatatactcaaagctatggtttttccagtagtcatgtatgaatgtgagaactggaccataaagaaggctgagcaccaaagaattgatgcttcgaattatggtgctggagaagactcttgagagttcccttggactgcaaggagatccaaccagtctgtcctaaaggaaatcagtcctgaatattcattggaagtactgatgctgaaactgaagctccagtattttgaccacctgatgtgaacagccaactctttggaaaggaccctgatgctgggaaagacagaaggcaaaaggagaaggagtcagaggatgagacggttggatggcatcactgactcagtggacatgagtttgagcaaactccaggagacagtgaaggacagggaagcctggcatgctgcaggtgATATTTTAATTCTAATAGCCTCTTTTAAGCTTGTGTCTTGGGTctgaataaagtaaatatttcaaaaatgacaatgtccattttattttcaatatttatacaTAAGTGGATTATCCaggtcttctttctcttctcctttgacTCTCCTATCTCACTTTACCACTAACCAAATCTCTCTTGGGGTCCTTTGCAGAGAAATGAACATAAAGAAAATTTACTCAGTTTTTCTTAATAAAGAAATACTTCCTACTATTTCTAGGTTTAAATAAAGAGAATTTATCAGTGAATTTCATTTATTCAGGTTATTATTCATACATAGCAATATTACTAATCTCCAACATGCTATTCTCTTTAGaaactccatttatttatttagttattattcctccattcaaccagtctttaCCAATTACCTACAAAGAGTGGctaatatatttgtctttcccacCAAAATGTGACTCTATTGAGGTCCAGCagtgtcttttttgtttccatcttCCCCCTCTCAGCACCTGTTACATCTGGTATTTATTTAAGTAGCTACTCAACAAACATCTAttcaagaatgaaagaaagaacaaatgtgGTCTTTCCAGAACCCAGATCCATTGGTGGTGCTCTGTTTTCCCAAAGACAATGAAGACCATCCATGATGATGTTGAGTGTTTCACTGACATTCCAGAATCCCCTGGTCCTTACAATATTTATTTGCCCTTCCAGAAAGGCCCTGAGATGTTTCAGCAAAGAACAGTAGGGTACCATACAAAAGCCTGTCTTAGAACTCACTCTCCATTCTCTGACTCTCTTCAATAGATATTGGGGCTTTCCCTGCATCTATCGGCCCCTCAGTTCTCAGTCAAGACCAACACCCACTTTTCCCTGACCTCTGCCACTCAACTTACTCTAATAAAGTAATCAAGTCTTCTTTGTCAGCAGCTCAGGGTTAATTGTTCTTTCTGAAGCTTGACCTTCGTACTGTTTCTAATCCCTACCCTCTCATATCTACAGCTGCTGCCTAGCAGAATATTTTGACTTATTTATGCTGCTTGCATGCATAAGCTATTGCTAGCTGCACTGCTATGATAGGAAAGTCACAAAAGGAAGGTGACCTCATCTTATATATCGCTTAGCTAGATCTTTTGGCCAATGGTGATTTAGAGAAACAATTCAACACATGTGTCCTTTCCTTCTACTGGTTACTTACCAATTTAAATATTCTTACAGTTGTTGCTTGGGCTTCTTACAGTTGttgcttattcattttttaattgaccaAGTCTGAAGTCTTCTGACTATattagccttttaaaaaaatcaatgtttaaCAAACAAGTGAGGCATTAACTGTACAGAAGTTAGTCATGTTAAAAACACACAACTGACTGACCCCAAACAACCATCTCCTGTCCCATAGAGTGGGTTTGGTTTAAATTTCCTGTCAAATTgctgaaatattaaaatgtttcaggGATTCTTTAGAATTTCATGGTTAAGAAAGTGTGTAAACTACtcctaaaaataatttcaagttgAGAGAGATTGCCCCAGTCCAAGAAAACTAGAATATAGAAACTCTGCTCTTAGGTCCTGAAAAACTTTATATCAGGTCCTGGGAAAACTGCCAGAAATTCACATTGCCCTTGATTCCTTTTCCAGATGCCTAAAGAttcaggggcaggcagggggagaggagggagggagaggattTTTAAGACTTctaatatatatgcattattctATTTTCAACCCTTAATGAATCCCAAATGTTCCCTTCACTTATTCTTGGGTCCTCAGGGCTGAAATACAGTCCAGAAAGGGACAAATTCTTCTTCTAACCTTTTCACTCTATGATTACTTTTGAATTGTAAATCATGCACTTTTGAAACTGTGAATTCCCAGCTGCTTTCACCTGCCTCAAATGATTGTCAAATGATGGAAAGCTCCAAGGGATAATCAGATATGGCAGtacctgtaccatttttcattttgctttgtatGTATGAGGATCTCTCATACAAAATGATTTTTGAATTCAGATAATATTTCTGGTAAGCATCATAAACCAGTACCTTCATTTCTGCACCACTAATCTCAATGGTACCTTCCAAAAGTTATTTTAATGCTTAACAGCAAATTAAAGTTTTTACCTTTGCttacaaaatatgaaaacatattaaaaatataattgatcaAGAGGATgggaagacaagccacagactgggagaaaataattgcaacagACTAACAAAGGACTGCTTTCCAAAttacacaaagaactcttaaaactcagcaataagaagacaactggattaaaaaGTTGGTCAAAGACCTCAAAAGGCAcctcttcaaagaagatatacagatggcaaataagcatatgaaaaatgcTCCACATCATTTGTCATTGGCAAAATGCAAGTTCAAACAACGAGATAACACTACTCATCTACTacaatggccaaaatccagaacactgacaacatcaaatgctgaCAAGGATGTAGAACAATAGGAACTATCATTCACTGCTGGTAAGAAAGCAAAATGATACAGTCACTGTGAAAGACAGTTTTGTGGTTtcctacaaaactaaacatactctgaCCATGCGATCCAGCAATGGCACTCCTTGGTGTTTGCTCAAAGGGGTTGAAGACTAATGTGCATATACAAAAACCTGCATGTGGATGTTTAcagcagcattactcataatTGCCCAAACTTGGATGCAACCAAAGATGTCCTATGGTAGATGAATGGGTGTATCATAGTtttgtggtacatccagacaatggcatattactcaatccttaaaaaaaaccaaaacaacaaaacaacaaatcatggaggaatcttaaatgcaaattactaagtgaaacaagccaatGTGAACAGCTGCTATtttatgattccaactatatggcattctggaaaagagaaaattatggagTCAGTAAAATGATCAGTGGTTACCATGGGTTAGGGGGAGAGACGAATAGGTGGACAAGAGAATTTTTAGCACAATTTTTAGGAAATTACCTTGTATGACACTATAATGATGGATATATGTTataatttgctgttgttgtttagctgctaagtcatatctgactcttttgtgacccatgaattgtagcctgccagtttcctatgtccttgggatttcccaggtgagaagagTGGAATGGGTTgtcgttttcttctccaggggatattcctgacccagggatccaacccaggtctcctgcattggcaagcagattctttaccgttgagccagcGGAGAAGCCCATATGTCATcacacatttgtccaaacctgTAGAATGTACAATACTCAGAGTGAACCTAAAGGTAAATGTtgaactttgggtgataatgactgtaaatgtattttaagaaaataccactcaattttattaattttaacaaatatcCCACTCTGTGGGAGATGTCAAAAATAGGGGAAGCTATGCATAAGTGGGTGCTAGAACTATATGAAGCTCTGtatcttcctctcaattttgctacGAATCTAAAATAAATCCTATGATACTGGAGACTGCAACTGGAGACTTAAGGGTTAAGATATTAAAATAGTGCCAAGTTACAATCTTTGCTATAATCTTTCCCATTTTCCCATTAAAGTTTCatgaaaaagtttttgaaaattaagAATCAATCATTTGCAAGAGGTATTTCCACTAATTACAGTACAGAGGGAACCAAATCAAGAAACTTTATCATGAAAACTTTATCCTcaagaaagaagagcaaaattgGTAGGAAGAAGTTAAGCCTTCACACTGTTATTCAATCAGAATCTCCAGATCCCAGGAGAAGGCCCAGGAGAATTACAGAGAACCAGGGAGGCAGGGGTGGCTGGCTACAGAATGTGATGGATAGACCCCTGGCATAAGGAGCTGCAGATAAAGCATTGTGGGGAAGCACCCTGACAGCCCACAGTATTCAAGACTGCAGTTTTTCCATTTATCATAGCTGATTAAAGACAAACCCCAGATAGCCTCTGATTCTTGACAACATAAATTCCCCTCCTTGCAGACAACTGGACAATGGGTCAGGGGAAGATCCTGTCATGGAGGCTGCTCCACAAGTGATAAATGTAAATATCTGCTGGATTCCAGCATTTGGGTAGGTGAGTGTGTTCCTGTACTCTCCTACAACTTTAGATCTATCTATCTTTTCAAGAGGGTGGcaaaaagaagcagaggaaatttCATCTGCCAGTTGGCCAACTCTGAGACTGGAAGGAATTTCTTTTGTTGATATGTAACAGGAAAACAATCACCACCTCAACACAGGAATGAAAAAAACTCTCTAGTGCAAGGAAATAGAGACCTATCTGAAGACTCCAAAGAAGAGCATACAACTGAAGATGATTTACTACAGGAAAAGAAGACTTTAGAAAATGTATCTCTGTACTTAATGGAAGGCGGGGGAGATAGTGTCTTTTgattagtaaattaaaaatataaggcAACTAAAATTTCACTGTGGAATTAAAAATGCCATTggaggcaaaaaagcaaaactgactCTGCTGATAGTCAAACAAGAAATTTGTAGGATGAATAtgaggttttgtttttcaggGAACCTTTCTCACTCCTCCATGGACAGTGCTCACAGCTCAGATTTCTCAAAACACAATCTGCTTACCTTTATGAGCCCTTACTTCGCTGTGCTTCTCTGTAATTGCATTTGGTGTTTGGGTCTGTCCCTTGATCGTGTGTTGCTTCAGGGAGGGAGTATGACTCATGTATTTCTATCCCTCCAAAGCAGCATAATCTCTGACCAGTGGGCCCTCGTTAAGGGCCTGGTGAAGGTATGAAATGAGAGCTCACAGTCGACTTGGGGTTCTTAttggtttacatttttaattttttaatcagcaTGAGAAAAACCCAGTCTACGACCAAAGTATCACAGGACACCGTTTAGAGACTGGGATGTCAGGATAGAGTTAAAAGATATGGATTGAaaaacaaggtttttttttttcttttttttttaagaaaaacaatgttAAAACAGTAGATAAAAGAATAAGGATGGCATCAAGTAAATAGTAAATTAAAAAGCAGTTAGACTATTAGATTGACTAAATTGAGAAAACGTTACTTTCCTAAAGTCATTCTAGGAGTCAATAGATTAGTTgagaatacataaaatacatcTTATCACAAGAGCAGGGGCCCTTACTCTCACTTCTTTTCCCTCCCTGtgccttttttctttcacatttcctcttaaaaaaaaaacaacaaacctttACCATGCTTTGGATTTGCCAATGACATCGACAGACATTACAGTGCGAGCTGTTATAACAGATAAAACCtaaaattcagtggcttaaaaaagaaaaggtatccCTGGATAAAGTCCTAAAGGATCAAGGCTGACCTTTAAAGGCCTTCAGGGACTCAGACTGCTTTTATCTTATGTTCCCCCTCCTCTAAAGCCTTGGAATCCTCTCTATTTCAGCTGGCATATAGAGGTCCATTAACGGATAGAACAGAGGTTAAAACAAGGAGGATTTTACAGACCAAAACCACAAGTGGAGAACATGGCTTTGGATATGTCCTATTAGTGCCCAGTCACAcgcatgcacgctaagtcgcttcagtcatgtccaattctttgcaaccctatagactgtagccctccaggctcctctgtccttgggattctccaggcaagaatactggcgtgggttaccatgcccttcttcaggggatcttcccaactcagggattgaacctgcatctcttatgtctcatatacatatatgtatatcttcatttaatcttcaatatCATTTAATGAGTTAAGTGTTTTTATTACCAGTACTTTATTGACAGTAATGTCAAGACACAGAAGGTTAAGCAACTTGACTGAGCCAACAGGGTTgaacagtgaagaaaataaaacaaatcagaCTACTAGTGTAGTGAAAGTTTCTAGTAAGTGTCCTGAAGTTCAAGTTCATaggttctatttctttgttttcaattATCCTTGCCATATGTTATTCCTATTCCTCAAAGTACTTATCACTTGGGGCTTCCATGATATTCCCTATTCTTGCTTCCCTGCAACCTCATTACACTTTATTACATGAACACATTGATCTGAGTTTGTAAAACCTAATAGTTCCTGTCCTTTCACCACAAAAGCCTTGCTATTTAAAGCAGGAGGCAAAAATCTAATTTAGCTGTTTCCTAAGCTGTTTCCACAACTTATTTATGCAGCGAAATCCCTAAACTTCCTCTAAAACAAAGGGCATattttctatctatatatatacttGAGATATTAAACAACCTCACTTTTTTTGATGGAGTGCGGATTATGAGAAATCTGTTTCATCCCACAGACAGAATCCaggtcatggcagtgaaagcctggaatcctaaccattaggccaccagggaactcccatccCTTTCCTTttaggaaagatttttttaaacttagtatCTTCTGTCTTTCTGGTGCTGAAATCTGGTATAAaacaagaatttcttttaaagagacaagaatttcttttaaagaaagcttTTCAAATATTAGTCATTTTAAGTGAGTCACTCCCTAAAAGAATTTGCTTGGGAGTCAAAGAAAGGTGACTTTAATATCCCAGAAACAAAACTCTGATCAATTCGTTCATCCATTTTGTCTACTATTAATCTGTTCCGACTgggaaaataaaacactgaaattgaaCTGGTCAGTAGAAAACCCTCTTTCTGGTTTATATTTTACTATCTGCCAGTTGGAACTTCAGGCCAAATGTGGTTTGTAGAACAGTCTTGTGGCACAGACACTGTATCCATCATACAGAACAGACAAGGCGCTCTGAAGCGCCAGGCGCTGGAAGAGTGAGGAAACATTTTACGTGACAGTTACCGATAAATTCAATCCTCTAGGGAACTTGAGGCTGAACTCCTGGAAGGCTCTTTTGTCAGCTGTGCCTAAAGCAGGGCCCTAGTATGTGTTCAGGGttgtaggtcagttggtaaagaatctgcctacaatgcaggagacccagttcgattccccggtcgggaagatcccctggataaggaaacggcaacccactccagtattcttgcctggaggatgccttggacagaggagcctggcaggctacaattcatgggtcacaaaagagtcggacacgacccagtgaccaaaccaccacagtagatgcttaataaagtGATGTTGGAAAAGTCAATGAGGCCAAGATGGAGCTCACACATGGATAGCAGAAAGAGTTCTGAGTTCTAGAAACTCTCAATGACTTTTACAATTGGTTTGGTAGGTCAACCAGGCACTAATCTTTTCTAACACTTACCTAAAGGAAGACGGATCAAAGACATTTCACACAGTGAATGCATGTCTTTGAACTTCCTGAAGTTGACTGGGTGGAGGCCCTACCGTTTTAGGTTGGCACGTAAACGCGGCACCTGCAATTTCCGCCCTTCTCTTTCCGCTCTTCCTGGCTCCTGGTCCCTGCTCCTCGCCCCGCCCGCGGCCCACCGCCCGCTGAGTCAACCCGGGCCCTGGAAACAGCATGTCCCTCCCTCAGGAGAACAGGTAATCATCACGTTTTAAACCACGGAAGCATGAGGTCTCTAAGTGAAAGCTTTATTTTGGacagaaaaaaattcaacctACGAAAAACGAGGGAATACAGTCAAACCTCTATGTCTCCTGTCTTGTTACGGCCTCCAGGGCCCCCTCAAAGCCTCCACCTAAGGACGCCGGCTTTCCTTCTCAGAGGCTGAAGGCCTTGTGAGAGCCTCCTCCCAGGCCTCACCTCCCGCCAGCTCCGCCCGCCACACCTCACTCCCACTTGGTGCCCACCCGTTGTCTCCTCGCAGCTGTCACTGCGCACTGATGTCCCAGCCCCGATTGGAAAAACCAACTGGTCGCTCAGTCCACATACTGGGACCGGACGCCTCCCTCTCTCCCGAGCCTTAAAAGGCCTCCGGCCGCCGTCCCTGAGGTAGCAGGTAAAGCGGCGGCAgcggaaaggagaaagggaggggccGCGCGCCCCGATCGCCCCGCCCGGCGTGTGTGTCAGGGGAAGCTGGGGGTCTAGCGCGCCACATCGCCCCTCCCCGACTCTTTGACCGTGCCCCGCACCCCCAAGTCCCAGATCATAATGCCCGCGCCGTGGAGCCGCTCAAGTAATCTagccccctccccgccgcccgGATGCCCCCGGGGGGCAGTTACCGCCGCGAAAcacggggggcggggcgggccagGCGgatgggagggggcgggggtgcgAAAGGTCCCGGATGTTGCCGAAGGGGCGCCCCTTCTTGAGGGAGTAACTGGCGCAGGCGCAGAAGGGTCGCACGAACCctaaggtgggggtggggaaaaatTGCCTCCCGGCTGATTTTGGGGGAGCGAGCCGGAGAAGAGTTGCGGGGGATCCGAGGGAAACGGTGGGGATACTGGTgaccagaggaagaaaaaaagagctttCTGTTCGGGCACCCTCAGGACAGGAGTAGAGAAGTTGGAAGCCgagagggctggggaggagagtTGGGAGCCGAGGGGACGCGCGCGCTCCTCCGCTCGCCCTCTAGCGCGGGCGGGCAGGGCGGCCGCGAGCTGGGGAGCGGCGGTTGCTCTGGGCCCCCAGAGCTGTGGGCACCAATCAACGGTTGCCATAGCAGCGTTTGACGTCATCGTGCGTGTGGTGCCCCTGCTGCCGGAGCTGGTGATTGGAGGAAACCCCGTGTCTGCGGAGCGGCTGTAGCCTGTGAGCTGCGAGATCCAGGGACAGAGTCTCAGCCTCGCCGTTGCCGCCCAGAGACTGCTGATCCCCGTCCGTCCGTCGCCACCTACTCCGGACACAGGTAAGGGacccagccgccgccgccgcctcgccCCGCTCCTTCCTGTCCCAGGCCAAGCATTCGAAAGCGCGGGAGTAGTCCCCGCTCCGCATCCCCTCAAGCCCTGCTCGCCCGCGGTTGGGAGCGGCCCTGGGCTGAGGCGGAGTCTCCTCAGGCGGAGACGGGCGGCGGCTTCTCTTCCGCTGGGTTCTGGCGGGCGGCTCGCGGCCGCCTCCAGCTACTTGCTTCCGCATCGACGCTTCGGGCCGGAGGGGCGCCCGGTCTGACCCGGTCCCCGGGGATGGGGGGTGGTGGGTAGGGCGCCCGCACGCCAGGTTTCCCCCAGGGACCCGCCCGGTCGCAGGCCTCCCGAGGGTGACCGAGGCAGCGCCGGCCGCGATCCGTTCCTTTTTCgcggcccccacccacccccccggCAGCCCCCTCCTCCGCGCCGCCCCGCTGCTCGCTTCCGCCCGAGAGAGAATGACTCGGCGGTCGCGGGCATTGCAGTGGCGCAGGTGaggccgccccctccccgccgccccccgtcccctccccccgcctctcCCGCCCTCTCGGCGGCGCAGCCTCCGCGCCGGGCGCTGCGGCGGCACGCAGCCCTCCTCCCCAAcctgggcggcggcggcggcgggagtgTCGGCCCTGGCCACGGGGCTGCGAGCTAAGGCGGTCCGGAAGCGCCCGCCAGGTAGAGCGGGGCGAGGCCGTGCTTCTGTCGAGCCGGTCCCGGGGTGGGGCTCGCCCGAGACCTCGAGCCGAATTTCCCGGGTTCcgcgggggtggtggtgggggggcggggagtacTTGAATATTCCCGgcgcggtggggggggggggggatggggcTGGCTTTCTGTCTccgcgtggggggggggggcggtgttcGGAGCCCAGGTAGGGGATAGCGTTGAGGGTGGGAAAGACGGGGGACCACAGGACTCGCTCGTcctcccgggggtgggggggcctggTAGACCTGAGGGTCCCTGCGTGGGTGTGTGTCGACCGGGACCCCGCTCGGCGGCGCGGGTGAGCCCGCGCGTAACAGCCGGC is a genomic window of Cervus elaphus chromosome 21, mCerEla1.1, whole genome shotgun sequence containing:
- the LOC122679116 gene encoding translation initiation factor IF-2-like; this translates as MGGGGPPEGDRGSAGRDPFLFRGPHPPPRQPPPPRRPAARFRPRENDSAVAGIAVAQVRPPPPRRPPSPPPASPALSAAQPPRRALRRHAALLPNLGGGGGGSSGARPCFCRAGPGVGLARDLEPNFPGSAGVVVGGRGVLEYSRRGGGGGGWGWLSVSAWGGGAVFGAQVGDSVEGGKDGGPQDSLVLPGVGGPGRPEGPCVGVCRPGPRSAARVSPRVTAGGGRARLGVARPLPHRLQLSGPRRLKEHPRRPVEDGRPTGEWGVSAAGRSWFRFCGRAAPASVPQRRAGGSRFPAQAGARVSSPRLPRPGPGGGINTRQ